ATCAAGCGCGCCACGGTGTGTTTTTCCATATACTCGGACATATCGATTCTAACCAGATTGCCTTCGTCATCGAACAGAATTGCGGCCAGCGCCCGTGCGAGTTCGGTCTTGCCGACTCCTGTGGGGCCAAGGAAGAGAAACGAGCCGATGGGTCGATTGGGATCTTTGATCCCCGACCGTGCGCGAAGTACCGCATCGGCGACGGCACGGACTCCCTCCTCTTGTCCCACCACGCGCTGATGGAGCAGTTCCTCGAGTTTCAGGAGCTTGTCCGTTTCGCCTTCGAGCAGACGTGAGACGGGGATACCGGTCCAACGGCTGACCACTGCGGCGATCTCGTCTTCATCGACTTCCTCTTTTAAGAGCTTGGTCTCATCCTGTTTCTTTCCTAACTGGTGTTGTTCCAATTCCAGTTCGCGTTCAAGCCGAGGGAGCTCCCCGTAGCGGAGCTCGGCCACGCGATTGAGGTCGTAGGCTCGTTCAGCCTGTTCAATCTTCTGTTTGATCTCTTCGATGGCTTCTCGTGTTTTGCGGAGCCGTGCGACGGACGTTTTTTCTGACTCCCATCTGGTCTTGAGGGCCTGTAGATCTCGTTGTTTTTCGGTGAGCTCGGCTTCGAGGGCGGTCAACCGGGCAAGACTTCCCTGATCGTTTTCTTTTTTCAGGGCCTCTCGCTCGATTTCAAGCTGCAGGACCTTGCGCGAGACCTCATCCAACTCAGCCGGCAGGCTCTCGATCTCGGTTCTGAGACGGGCGGCCGCTTCGTCGACCAAGTCGATGGCCTTATCGGGAAGAAAGCGATCTGAAATGTACCGATGGGACAGTTTCGCTGCCGCGACCAGGGCGCTGTCTTTGATTCGCACGCCGTGATGGACTTCATACCGTTCTTTCAGGCCACGTAAGATCGAAATGGTGTTTTCCACGGATGGTTGATCGACCAGCACCGTCTGAAAGCGGCGTTCCAACGCGGCATCTTTTTCGATATGTTTTCGGTATTCGTCGAGCGTCGTGGCTCCGATGAGATGCAACTCTCCTCGCGCCAGCATCGGTTTCAAGAGATTAGCCGCATCCATTGCGCCTTCAGCTGCTCCGGCCCCTACCACCGTATGTAATTCGTCGATGAACAGGAGAATCTGACCGTGGGAAGACTGAATCTCTTTCAAGACGGCCTTGAGCCGCTCCTCGAATTCGCCACGAAACTTGGCTCCGGCGACCAGCGATCCCATATCCAACGCAAAGAGCTTTTTGTGTTTCAGACTCTCAGGAACGTCACCTTTCACGATTCGGAGCGCCAGGCCTTCTACGATCGCAGTTTTTCCGACCCCTGGTTCTCCGATGAGCACCGGGTTGTTCTTTGTCCGGCGGGAGAGGATTTGGACGACCCGTCTGATTTCGTCATCCCGTCCGATGACCGGATCCAATTTCCCCTGCTCAGCCAGCTGGGTGAGATCGCGTCCATATTTCACCAGCGACTGATAGGTACTCTCGGGGTCTTGACTGGTGACGCGTTGGTTGCCGCGTACTTGTTGGAGGCTCGCTAACAGGCGGTCTCGTGTCAGCCCAAGTTTCTTGAAGAGGCCTCCTTCGTGGACCATGGCCAGCAGCAGATGCTCGACGCTCAGGAAGTCATCTTTTAGTGACTGTTGCTCCGCTTCCGCATGATTCAAGACCTGGGTGAGTCGATTCGCAATATGAATTTGACCAGGGGCTGCGCCGGAGCCTTGGACCTGGGGGAGTTTTGCGAGAGCCTGCTCGACGGCCTGCCGAACCGCAGCCAACGCGAGACCTGCTCCCTCGATCAGCGCCGGTATTGCTCCTCCTTCCTGGTCGAGAAGCGCCAGCAGCACATGCTCCACATCGATACCTTGATGGCTTCTCCGCTGCGCATGAGCGGAGGCGGATTGTAATGCTTCTTGTACTTTGACGGTCATCCGGTTCATGTCCATGGCGATTCACCTGCAAATAGGGTCAAGTGCCTTCTCTTGAAGTATGTGATAATCATCCGGTGGAGCAAGTCAACCAAGAACGATTTCTCTGCCTGCGATGTGACTAGTCCTTGACCTCTGAGACGATCCCGACTAGGGTACGGTTCGCATGAGCAATCTTGTTTCAGCTACGGTTCATCTCTACCGACACGTCTTCTCCGCAACCTGGCGTTCGCTTACGAAGAGTTGGGTGGTGATGATCGCGCTCATCGTCTTTGCGGTGCTGTTCCTTGGTGCCGCGAGGATTGTCGGCCCGTTGGGAATGGCGGGTGGGTTTCTCCTCGGGATCATCAACGCCCTCTTGGTCGGCGCGACGCTTCGGTTGATCGAGCAATCGTTGAATGGCGCGCGGACGCTTCGACTGACGGACGTGACGGAAAGCTTCGGGCATTACTTTTGGGATGTGATCGGCGTTGGATTTGTCCTCTGGCTACCGACGATGCTGCTTGATATGGGCATGCAAGCGAATCCGTACGGGCAGTTTATTTCTTCGGCATTTCTTCTCCTCGTCTTCATTCTCCTGAACCCGGCCCCGGAGGTCATCTACCAGGTTCGACACAATTCACCGCTGGACGTCTTTAAGACGTCCTATGAGTTTGTGTTGGAGCATTGGATCGAGTGGTTCCTCCCGTTTGCGATCCTCATTCTGCCCGTGGTGCTTTCTCCCAGCGGTCTCCAGGAGTTTTTTTCGCTTTCCGGTCTGGTTGGTCGGGGCGCAGGACTCAATTTCTTCCAAATGCTTATGCTGCCGGTTACGGCGATAGGGGGTTGGTTGTCCTATGTGGGGATTGATTCGGAAGGGCAGGGGATCATTCTGCTCTTACTGACCCCTCCGGTGGCGATGGCCATCCTCCTCTTTCGTGGACATCTTTTTGCGGCGCTTCACGGATCTTCGAGACGGCAACGGATGTTTGCGCGGCAATTTGATGCCAGACAGTAGAGAGGCGTGTAAGAAGATACCTGTTGCGAGTCCTTGGATTACTTTAGTACAGGTAGGCATTCAGAATCATTCATTAGCACCCCCGGTTGTTCGTGACTTGTGAGTCGGGGCTGAAATAGTGTATGTTTTATCCTGCACTTGAGTTCAGCCCAGTTATGATCCCGTCAGGATGAGGGGCGGACTCATGCGGCTTTCGATCTTTTGGCGGTTGGTCCTGACCGCCTTGGTTATCATCACCGTCATGGGAGGAGTCAATCTCTACGCGCTCTTTCAGCTTCGACAATTGGCGTCGATGAGCTCGGAGATGGCGTCGTATCACTATCCGGCGGTCGAGTCCGCCAAGCGGCTGTTGGCGTCCCTCTTTGCGCAGTTGAATAGCGAGAAAAAATTTGTTGCCACAAAAGATCGCACGTTCTTAACCAACTTACAGGAGGAGCTGGATGAGTTCCAACGAAGTCTCCAGCTTCTACGGAGCCAGGAACGCTCCCTACAAGGGCTGACACTACTCCGCGGGACAGGCGATTTGCTCGCAACGCGGATGGCGCTGTTTCAGGATCATTTCCAAGGGGTAGACGAAGGGGCTCCTCGCATAGGGACAGACTATGAGAGCCAACGAGACACCATTATGGACCAGATGTCTGCCTCCATTCAGAGCTATATCGATCTGCATGAGGCTCGGATGAGTGTGGAGGTGAGTGAATCGCGTGCCAGCGCTGCTCAGGCAGAGGCCGTCACGGAACAACTCGTCTTGGTGGCGTTGGTCTTTGGGTTGGGACTTGCCGGTGTCGCCAGCTACACCATTTTGCTTCCGCTCAGACAATTGCAAGGCCATATCAGGAAAATCGGCCAAGGGAATTTGGGCACATCACTCCAGATTAAGGCTCCCGCCGAGCTGCGAGAGTTGGTTGATACGGTGAACTGGATGGGCCAAAAACTGCAGGAACTCGATGATATGAAAACCGAGTTCCTTGCGCACGTCTCGCATGAACTACGGACGCCGATGGCCTCGATTCGGGAGGGGACACACTTACTGCTCGATGAAATCCCTGGTCCGTTGGTGCCCGAACAACGAACGACCCTTCGAATCATGGCTGAAAGCAGCCGGCGATTGATCCATCTGATTTCCACGATTTTGGATCTCTCAAAAATGGAAGCTGGGATGATGGAGTACCGCATTGTCCCAGTCGATCTCCATCGTATTGGGGAAATTTCCATCGACAAAGTCCGGCTCCTTGCCGATGCCAAGCATGTCCAGCTTGTACTGGAAGAGATCGGTGATCGAGTGTGGGTGAAGGCGGATGCGTCTCGTCTTGAACAAGTCTTGGATAATCTACTGTCGAACGCGCTCAAGTTCAGTCCTGAAGGGGGAGTGGTCAAAGTTCAGATGAAGTCTGATCCACAGGCAGGGGTTCTAGAGGTGGCGGTCTCCGATACCGGACCAGGGGTGGTTCCGGAAGATCTTCCACATATATTCGAGCGGTTCTATCAAGGTCGTACGAAAGTGAGACACACCGCGGGGAGCGGGTTGGGGTTGGCGTTGGTAAAAAAAGTTGTCGAGGCGCATGGGGGAAGAATCTGGATCGAGAGTGAGAAGGGGAAGGGGACAACTGTACGGTTTATCCTACGCTTGACCAGGCCAGAAAAGGATGGGCAATCGTGAAAAGAACGGTATCGTGCGGGACAATCGGTCCGATGCTGGTGTTCATCCTACTGGCTGGGTGCGCGGCCTGGACGACACCCGCTCAGGGCTCTCGCTCATACTTCATGACGAATCCACAGGAACTTAAAGTTTTTCAATCGCTTGGAAGAAAACAGGAGGGTTTGATCTCCAGATGCATTGGGCCGAGCCCCTGCGATCATCTCTATTTTTCTCGAGCCTTACTCGGTCTTTACGAAAGTCGCGAAATCGCTGAAAAATATTTCAAACTGGTGGTGGCAACCGCACCGAAAGGGAAATTTGCGGCCTCGAGCGAGGCGTGGCTTCAATTATTACAACAACCTGTGGATCCTGGAGCGAAATCCTGGGTCGAAGCCGTCTCGACGGCCCCTGCCATCGCAGGTGCTCACGCGGCATTGGCGTCGACTGCTGACCGTCTGGTGCGAGACTTGCTTGATCGAGAGTTGGACATTCAACAGCTTCGTTCCACCCAGGGTGACGAATCGGAGACGGTTGAGGCATTGCACCGTGAGCTTGAGGATCGAGAACAGAAGATTGAGTCACTGCAGACCAAAAAGGAATCGGGGAGGATTTCCGTTGGACCGGCGACGATCCAAAGCCTCCAAAAACAGCTCGCAGAACGAGACCGAAAGATTGAAGAGCTCTCGACACAGCTTGATGCGTTGAAACGAATTGATCAGGAGATGCGGGAAAAAGTGCGTCCGATCCGTCCGCCATTGACGACCGTCCCGGTTCCAGGCCCCGAGACGATCCCCTAACGAACATCGGAAGGAATAGTGATTGTATGGAGAAGGAAAACATTCTGGTAGTCGACGATGATGAGGGGCTGCTCCATTTGTTGAAAATGCGGCTGTCTGCCATGGGCTTTTCGGTCACCGCCTGCACCTCGGGACAGGAGGCTGTGGGAGAGGCGAAGAAAACGATGTTCAATTTGGCCATTACGGACCTTCGTCTTCGAGGGGAAGATGGGCTGGATGTCACCGAGGAGCTGCTGAGACAGCATCCTGGATTGCCGGTGATTATCCTCACTGCCCATGGCAGCATTCCCAATGCGGTGGAGGCGATGCAGCGTGGAGCATTTGGGTATCTCACTAAACCGTTCGACGACAAAGAACTCAAAGAGACGATCGAGAAGGCGCTCTCTCAGCAGCGGATGAGTCAGGAAATTCAGCGACTCAAGTCGTTGGTCAAGGAACTCTATGGATTGGAAAATGTCGTCGCGCGCAGTCCGGCGATGCAACGGCTCTTCCAACAGATCGCGCAGGTGGCTGATTCGGATGCCACGATCTTATTGTTTGGTGAAACCGGCACCGGGAAAGAAGTGATGGCTCGTGTCATCCATACCAACAGTCGGCGCAGTAAAGGTCCTTTTGTGGCGCTCAATTGTGCCGCCATTCCTGAAACACTCTTTGAGAGTGAATTATTCGGGCATGTGAAGGGGGCTTTCACGAGTGCGCATGGCGCGAAGCGAGGGCTCTTTCAGATGGCCAATGGTGGCACGTTGTTTC
The nucleotide sequence above comes from Nitrospira sp.. Encoded proteins:
- the clpB gene encoding ATP-dependent chaperone ClpB, giving the protein MDMNRMTVKVQEALQSASAHAQRRSHQGIDVEHVLLALLDQEGGAIPALIEGAGLALAAVRQAVEQALAKLPQVQGSGAAPGQIHIANRLTQVLNHAEAEQQSLKDDFLSVEHLLLAMVHEGGLFKKLGLTRDRLLASLQQVRGNQRVTSQDPESTYQSLVKYGRDLTQLAEQGKLDPVIGRDDEIRRVVQILSRRTKNNPVLIGEPGVGKTAIVEGLALRIVKGDVPESLKHKKLFALDMGSLVAGAKFRGEFEERLKAVLKEIQSSHGQILLFIDELHTVVGAGAAEGAMDAANLLKPMLARGELHLIGATTLDEYRKHIEKDAALERRFQTVLVDQPSVENTISILRGLKERYEVHHGVRIKDSALVAAAKLSHRYISDRFLPDKAIDLVDEAAARLRTEIESLPAELDEVSRKVLQLEIEREALKKENDQGSLARLTALEAELTEKQRDLQALKTRWESEKTSVARLRKTREAIEEIKQKIEQAERAYDLNRVAELRYGELPRLERELELEQHQLGKKQDETKLLKEEVDEDEIAAVVSRWTGIPVSRLLEGETDKLLKLEELLHQRVVGQEEGVRAVADAVLRARSGIKDPNRPIGSFLFLGPTGVGKTELARALAAILFDDEGNLVRIDMSEYMEKHTVARLIGAPPGYIGYEEGGQLTEAVRRRPFSVILFDEIEKAHHDVFNVLLQVLDDGRLTDSQGRTVDFKNTVLIMTSNIGSPQILEAQQQGASYEQVRTVVMGELRQHFRPEFLNRVDEVVVFHPLGTEHLITIVEIQLERLRSRLAERRIPLAITPAALQHLGTRGYDPIYGARPLKRLIQQELETPIARLLVKGELRDGDTASLDLKDGRLVLVPTVTPKEASSQ
- a CDS encoding HAMP domain-containing histidine kinase, whose product is MRLSIFWRLVLTALVIITVMGGVNLYALFQLRQLASMSSEMASYHYPAVESAKRLLASLFAQLNSEKKFVATKDRTFLTNLQEELDEFQRSLQLLRSQERSLQGLTLLRGTGDLLATRMALFQDHFQGVDEGAPRIGTDYESQRDTIMDQMSASIQSYIDLHEARMSVEVSESRASAAQAEAVTEQLVLVALVFGLGLAGVASYTILLPLRQLQGHIRKIGQGNLGTSLQIKAPAELRELVDTVNWMGQKLQELDDMKTEFLAHVSHELRTPMASIREGTHLLLDEIPGPLVPEQRTTLRIMAESSRRLIHLISTILDLSKMEAGMMEYRIVPVDLHRIGEISIDKVRLLADAKHVQLVLEEIGDRVWVKADASRLEQVLDNLLSNALKFSPEGGVVKVQMKSDPQAGVLEVAVSDTGPGVVPEDLPHIFERFYQGRTKVRHTAGSGLGLALVKKVVEAHGGRIWIESEKGKGTTVRFILRLTRPEKDGQS
- a CDS encoding sigma-54-dependent Fis family transcriptional regulator — its product is MEKENILVVDDDEGLLHLLKMRLSAMGFSVTACTSGQEAVGEAKKTMFNLAITDLRLRGEDGLDVTEELLRQHPGLPVIILTAHGSIPNAVEAMQRGAFGYLTKPFDDKELKETIEKALSQQRMSQEIQRLKSLVKELYGLENVVARSPAMQRLFQQIAQVADSDATILLFGETGTGKEVMARVIHTNSRRSKGPFVALNCAAIPETLFESELFGHVKGAFTSAHGAKRGLFQMANGGTLFLDEIGEMPLSMQVKLLRAVQEREVREVGSETSVKVDVRIIAATNKDLGEAVKNGTFRNDLFYRISVVPLFIPPLRDRRDDIPLLAQHFLKLSSKRANKEVKGFTPSALHRLMINPWPGNVRELENVVEKAVVMSRQEILTPDLMPSVSVAAESPLKPLTEAKEDFERTYLKNVLQLTGGNISRAAQFAGRYRADFYKMLRKYGLHPSTTKEKFDSDVEALEHERDLTEAER